The Streptomyces durmitorensis genome contains the following window.
CGCCGCTGTACGTGTTGACCACCCGCTGCGTGCCCAGCACGTTGACCAGGACCGTCGCCCCGTCCGGGATGTTCAGGAACCGGATGCCCTCCTGCCCGCCGCTCGCGCCTGCCAGGTCGAAGTCGACGTTGAACACCTGGAGCGCCGATGTGCCGTCCCCGGTGAACACGGTCTCGCCGCCCCCGTGCACGGCCGTACCGGTCGGCGTACGCGTGCCGTCCTCCCCGTGCGCGTAGCACTGGCTGGCCGCGTTGAGCTGACCGCGCAGCGCGGTGTACGGCGCCGCCGCGTCCGGGTCCTCGGTCACGTCCTGGGCCGTGATCGTGCCGCTCGCCGCGCCCGCGTGACGTACGACCCCCTGCTCGGCGAGGAGCCGCTCGCCCGCCCCGATCGTGATGCCGCCCCCGGTGGTGAGCCAGTCGGAACCGACCGGCGGCGCGACCCGGGAGCCTACGCCCGCCTCGCCGACGTTGTAGGCGCCGCCGGCCCCGTCCGCCTTGTCCTGGTCGAAGTCGCCGAGGACGACGACGCGCCCCTCGGCCTCCGCCGCGCTCCCGCGCACCCGGAAGTCGCCGCCCGCGAAGACGTTGATGGCGTTGTCGCGGAACACGATCGAGCCATTGTCGATGGGCGGGTACGGGCCCGGAGGGCAGTTGCCCGGTACGCAGGGTCCAAGACCTCCGGGGAGCGGCGCGGCCACGGCCCGGTCGGCGGGTGGGTCCCCGGCCGAGGCGAAGGCGTTCCCGGAGGGGAACAGCGGAACGGACGCGGCGACGAACGCGCAGCTCAAGGTCGTCAGCAGACGTCCGGCACGATGCGTGTGGAACATTCCGGGCATGTCGATAACCAGCTCCTCAGGCGATAGGAAAGGCTCCTTACCGGCAGCTTGCGACAGCCTCCCGCCGGGCCCGGGGCGGCAGGGCCGCGTCCTGGTGGGAGCGGGCGAACTTCCACTCTCACGGCGGCCCCCGGTGGGGTGAGGGCCTGCTCGGAACCACCTCCGCCGGGGCCCGATGGCCGGTTCTGGCTCGCCGTGACGGAAGTTGACCACTGAGAGCCACTGCTCGGATACGTTGTGCGAGCTGTTTCTGTTTCCCGTGGATACGCGAGGAGTTGCTGAGTGGACCGCAGTTCTGTGATCCGGATGCGTACTGTGCTGGCTGCATTGGGCGTGGCGACCGCGATGGCGGCGGCACCCACGGCGACGGCGGTGGCGGAGCCGAAGCCGTCGTCCTCGGCGCGGCACGAGCCCTGCACCGGTGAGTTCCACAAGGACGCCCGCCTCGGCCCGAAGTGGCTCCCCAAGAAGTGGCAGGAGCCGGTCGGCCCGCTGCTCAAGGGATGGAAGCGCACGGGTGGCCTCTCGCCGTCGTCCTTCCTGAAGAAGTACTGGGAAGGACCCGCCGAATCGGGCGGCTGGAAGTACCCGCCGAACGACGGCTTCGAGACGGCCAACGGCCAGGTCGACAAGCATCCCGAGGAGCTGGAGGAGGGCGAGCTCCTCGACCGCTTCGGATCGGAGTACGGCTCCTTCCTGGCCCCCGCGGGCGACTCGTACGCCGAGCGTGCGCTGCCCCCGCAGAACCTCAACACCCGTGACGCCGCGGTCGCCTGCGACTACCGCGTCTACGAGGTGAGCAAGCCGTTCCACGTCTGGCAGGGCGGCATCGCCCCCTGGTTCGCGCAGCCCGGCGGCGGCCAGCAGATCAAGCTCGACCCGGTCTTCCTGGACCCGGGCGAGGGTCAGCGTCTGAACGTGAAGTGGCTGCTGGAGCACGGCTACCTCGAGCCCGCGAACGACTAGCGCGCCGATGGACATCCGTGGACTGCCCACCGTGCTGCGCGAGGCCGGTGTCGCCGACGGCTACTACTGGATCGAGGGCGTCCACGAACCGGCCCCCACGCCCCCCGACTTCGTCTACCTGCGGAGAACCGAGGACGGCGAGGCGTGGGAGACCGGAACGTACGAACGCGGAACGCACCATCCCCTCGCCCGGCACACGGACGAGGGGGAGGCGTGCGCGCAGCTGCTGCGCCTGCTGCTGTGAGGCATCGGGGCCGCGCCCGTCAGCCCTCGGGGCGCAGCAAGCCGCGCTGGTACGCCTTGGCGAGCCGCTGGGGCACCAGGTAGGCGGAGCCGTCGACGGTGACCGGCACGAGCTGGGGGGTGCTGGCCTTCCACTGGGCTCGGCGGTGGCGGGTGTTGCTGCGGGACATTTTCCGCTTGGGTACGGCCATGGGCTCGGGTCCTCTCTCGGCGGTGCGGTGCCGAGGCTATATGAAAATGGATCCCATTTCGAATTAAGGTTCCGCCCAAGGTTCCGCGCGGACGGGCAGGTGATCCCAAGGGGCGCACAAGGGACCGGAGTTGACAGCTCGAACACGTCCGCGACAGCATCCCGGCGATGGAGATCACCGACCTGACACCCGCGGAGCGCCGCGTCTGGCAGGCGTTTCCGCTCGGCGAGGGCGTCGACTTCCGCGAGAGCCCCGAGGTCCGTGAGAGCCCCGAGGACGATCCCGGGACCGGTGGGTCCTGGGGGCCCGAGCGGACCGTGCGCGCCGAGGTGCTGAGGGCGCTGCTGCTCAACGGGCCGACGGAGGACGGCGAGATCGCCGGCATGAAGTTGACGGGCGCGCGGATCACCGGGTGCCTCGACCTCATGTACGGGACGGTCGAGCAGCCCGTACGGCTGCGGTCCTGCCACTTCGATGAGGCGCCGAACCTGTACGGGGCCCAGGTCCGCACGCTGGCGCTCGGCGACTCGGTTCTGCCGGGGCTGAAGGCGGGCACCCTCCGGGTCGAGTCGGCCCTGCGGATCACCTGCTGCCGGATAGCGGGCCCCGTGCGGCTCGCGGGCGCGCAGATCACCGGCGCCTTCTTCGCCAACGGGGCGGAGCTGGGCACCCCGCACGACCCCGGGGCGCCGGACGCGCCGGACCCCGAAACCGCGGCGGAAGCGGTGCTCCAGCTGAACCACGCGGTGATCGGCGCCGACGTATGGGCCCCCGGCCTGGTGGCCCATGGCCAGGTCCGGATGAACGGAGCCACCGTCGGGGGCCAGGTCAACCTCGACGGCGCCGAAGTGGGCGGCGGCCCCGGTGAGATCGCCCTGGACGTCGAGACCCTGTCGGTCGGCACCGATCTGCGGGCCAAGCGGCTGCGCGCCCGCGGCACGGTCAACCTGAGCGGCGCCAGAATCCCGCGGCACGTCAATCTGGCCCACGCCCGCCTCTCCCACCCCGGCGGGACGGCGCTGCGCGCCAGCAGCTGTGTCGTCGGGGAGCTGTGGCTGCGGGAGGCCGCTCCGATCCAGGGGACCGTGAACCTGCGGCGCTCCCAGCTGGACCTGCTGTACGTCTCCCCGGAGGTGTGGCCCGACCAGGTCAAGCTCGATGGCCTCGGCTACCGCAGGCTCGCCCCTGACCTGCCCGCGGAGCAGCGGCTGCCGCTCCTCGAGCGTGAGACGACCGGCTATCTCCCGCAGAGCTACGAGCAGTTGGCCGCCGCGTACCGCACGGTGGGCGACGAGGCCGCCGCCCGCACCGTGCAGCTGGCCAAGCTCCGCCGCCACCGGCGCACCCTGCCCGCGTACGCCAGGATCTGGGGCCACCTTCAGGATGTGACGGTCGGCTACGGATTCCGCCCGATGCGCGCCGCGGGGTGGCTGCTGGTGTTGCTCCTCACCGGCGCCGTCGCCTTCGCCCTCCACCATCCGCGCCCGCTGAAGTCCGACGAGGCCCCGCACTTCAACCCCGTCTTCTACACCCTTGACCTGCTCCTTCCGATCATCGGCTTCGGGCAGGAGTCGGCCTTCGCGCCGGACGGCCGCTACCAGTGGCTCTCGTATCTGCTGATCGCCACGGGCTGGGTCCTGGTCACCACGGTCGCGGCCGGCATCACGCGCTCGCTCAGCCGCCAGTGACGAACATCGCCGACCTGGACACGGACGGGGCAATGATCGATATCCTCCAGCGAAACGCTCAAACGAACACCCGATGGGTACGTCGCTAGGGGGTCGGCAGCATGCGGGAGCCGAGGGATGTCAGGCGGCAGCGGATACTCGCCGTCGTGGAGTCGCGTGGTGAGGCGCGGCTGAGTGATCTCGCCGACGATCTAGAGGTCTCGGTGATCACCGTGCGCCGGGACGTCGAAGACCTCGCCCGGGAGGGCAAGTTGCGGCGCGGGCACGGCACTGCGCGGTCGGTCGGGCCGGTGGAACGGAGCTCCGCGCCTGCCGAGCCGCCGGCGAGCGGCGGGGCCGTGGCGCTGATGGTGCCCGAGCGGCACACCTATCTGTACGAGACGATGCACGGGGCCCGCGGCGTCCTGAACGAGGCCGGGGTGCGGGTCGCGCTGCACATCGCACCGCAGGTGGAGGGCGCCGAACGGCCGCTGGTCGAGCGGGTGTTGGCCGAGGACGTGCGGGGTCTCCTCATCGCCCCGCGCTGGCGCACCGCGGCCGAGGAGGAGGCGGACTACGCCTGGCTCGCCGCGTCGGGCGTACCCACGGTCCTGATGGAGCGGCGCCCGCGCGCGGGCAGTGCGCTGCACGCCATGGACTCGGTCTGCACCGACCACTGGTACGGCATCCATCTCGCCGTCGACCACCTCGTCGGGCTCGGCCACCGGCGGATCGTCCTGGCCGCCCGCGACGACAGCCCGACGGCCAGGGCGCTGCGCGCTGCCTTCGCCGAGATCGCCGCGTCCCGGCCCGAGATCGAGGACTGGTCCGTGATGCTCAGCGCCGCGGGCGCGGGCCCCGGCAGGGTGCGCGAACCACTGGACCTGGCGGCGCGGCTCCGCGAACGCGGGGCGACGGCGGCCGTGCTGCACGGCGACGTGGACGCCCTGATGCTCGTGCAGCAGCTCATGGACCGCGGGGTGCGGGTGCCGCAGGACTGCTCGGTGGTGGCGTACGACGACGTGGTGGCCGCGCTCGGCAGCACGCCGCTGACCGCCGTGTCCCCGCCGAAGCACGAGGTGGGGCGGACGGCGGCCGGGCTTCTGCTGCGCAGGCTGGACGAGTTGGCGGGGCCGGGCGCCGGGACGACGCAGCGCGTGCAGCTTCTGCCGGAGCTCAAGGTCCGTGGATCCGCGACACATCCAGGGATCGTTTGACCGCTTCAGTTTCTTTTGATCGGTCTATTGACCGGCAACGTTCACGCGATCAGGATTCCCGGTGTCCCGAACAAGAGCCGCGGGAGGCACCCATGCCTGGTCGACCGAGCCGCCGGTCCCTGCTCGCCGTGACAGCCGCAGTTCCCATGGCAGGTGCGCTCAGCGCCTGTTCGGGCAGCACGGGCAGCACGTCGCGCAGCAAAGGCGGCACCACACGCATCACCTTCTGGTCCGCACTGCGCGGAAGCCAGGAAGTGGTCGACGCGTTCAACAAGACCCACGACCGCATCCAGGTCGAGTTCCAGCAGATCCCGTCCGGCGCCATGGGCGGATACGCCAAGCTCAGCAACGCGGCCCGGGCCCAAAACGCCCCGGACGTCGCCACCATCGAGTACCCCCAGGTCCCCGGCTTCGCCATCGACGGCGTCGCCCGGGACATCACCTCACTGATGAGTGACCGGCTGCGCGCCAAGCTCCTTCCGCAGGCACTTGGCCTCACCACCTTCGAGAAGCGGGTCTTCACCGTCCCGCTCGACGTCGAGCCGATGGTGCTCCACTACCGCTCCGACCTGTTCGAGTCGTACGGGATCGAAGTCCCGCGCACCTGGGAGGAGTTCACCGAGGCCGCCCGCACCGTGCGGGACAAGGACCGCGACCGGCGGCTCGCGCTCTTCCCCACCGACGGCGGCACCCAGTTCGCCGCGTGGGCGTGGCAGGCGGGCGCCCAGTGGTTCGACACCCGCGACGGCGCCTGGAACGTGTCGCTGACGGACCGGCCGACCCGGAAGGTCGCGGCGTACTGGCAGGGGCTCATCGACGAGGACCTGCTCTTCGTCAACGCCAGCGAGAGCAGGCACCACGACGCGCAGCTCGGTGAGGGACTGATCCTGGCCCGGCTCACCGGCGCCTGGGACGCGGGCTCGCAGATGAACGCAAGGCCGGGCCAGAAGGGTCAGTGGGCCATCGCCCCGCTCCCGCAGTGGGACCCCGAGAACCCCGTCGTCGGCACCCACGGCGGCTCCACCTTCGCCGTCACCAAGGACAGCCGACACCCCGAAGCCGCCATGGAGTTCATCGAGTGGCAGGTCTCGCACCCCGACGCCCTGCGCGCCCGCCTCTCCAGCGGCACGAGCAGCCAGTACCCGGCCGTCCCCGACCTGGTCCCCGTGGGCCGCAAGGCGTTCGACCGCACCTACTACTCGGGCCAGGACATCTACCGCCTCTTCGAGGAACAGGCCGGGACGATCGGCGACGGCTGGGTCTGGGGCCCGCGCATGACCGCCACCCAGCGAGTGCTGCAGGACGGCTTCGCGCGCGCCGGCGGCGGCAAGGGCTCGCTCATCGACGCCGTGCGCGCCGCGCACGACGGAACCATGCCGGACCTCAAGGCTCTTGGCCTCTCCATCACCGAGCACAGCACATGACCGGCCCGAACACCCCGGCACGCCAAGAGACCCCGCATCGCGACGAGCACCAGCAGAAAGGCAGGTGACCCCCGATGACCACGACCGCGCCCCCGGCCCGCGCCACCCGCACCGCCGACGCCCCGGTCCCCGCCCGCGGCGCACGCACGCGTGCCCGGCGCCGTGAACATGTGGCGTGCGGTGTCCTGATGGCCCCCTTCCTGATCCTGCTGGTGGCGGTCTTCCTGATACCCGTCGGCACCGCGGTCTGGCTGAGCTTCTTCAGCGACGATCAGCCGGGTCTCGGTTTCGGACCGGAGAAGACGGTCTTCGTCGGCCTGCGCAGCTACACCGCCGTCCTCACCGACCCGACCTTCCTGGGCAGCCTGGGCACGGTCGCCCTGTACTGCCTGATCTACATCCCGTTCATGGTGATCGGGGCCCTCGCCCTCGCCCTGCTGCTCGACTCGGGCGTCGTACGGCTGCGCGCCTGGGCCCAGTTGGGGCTCTTCCTGCCGCACGCGGTGCCCGGCATCATCGCGGCCCTCATCTGGCTGTACCTCTACACGCCCGGTCTCAGTCCGGTCGTCGACGTGCTCTCCAAGGGTGACATCCACATCGACTTCCTCGGCGTGAACACCGTGCTCCCTTCGATCGTGAACATCGCCCTGTGGAGCAACCTCGGCTACAACATGGTGATCTTCTACGCCGCGCTGCAAGCCGTGCCCCGAGAAGTGATCGAGGCCGCCGTCGTCGACGGCGCGGGACCGGTGCGCACCGCCCTCCAGGTCAAGGCACCGCTGGTGCGCCCCTCGATCGTCATGGTCGCCATGTTCACCCTGATCTGGGCGATGCAGCTGTTCACCGAACCGATGCTGCTCAGCCAGTCGTCCCCGATGATCAACTCGCGCTTCTCGCCCAGCATGTACATCTACGACGCGGCCTTCACCCGCAACAACTACGGCCTCGCCGCGGCGGCCTCGGTGATCCTGCTCCTGTGCACGGTCGCCCTCTCCTACGGCGTCACCCGCTGGACCAACCGCT
Protein-coding sequences here:
- a CDS encoding carbohydrate ABC transporter permease, which codes for MTTTAPPARATRTADAPVPARGARTRARRREHVACGVLMAPFLILLVAVFLIPVGTAVWLSFFSDDQPGLGFGPEKTVFVGLRSYTAVLTDPTFLGSLGTVALYCLIYIPFMVIGALALALLLDSGVVRLRAWAQLGLFLPHAVPGIIAALIWLYLYTPGLSPVVDVLSKGDIHIDFLGVNTVLPSIVNIALWSNLGYNMVIFYAALQAVPREVIEAAVVDGAGPVRTALQVKAPLVRPSIVMVAMFTLIWAMQLFTEPMLLSQSSPMINSRFSPSMYIYDAAFTRNNYGLAAAASVILLLCTVALSYGVTRWTNRSQKEAAR
- a CDS encoding substrate-binding domain-containing protein; the protein is MREPRDVRRQRILAVVESRGEARLSDLADDLEVSVITVRRDVEDLAREGKLRRGHGTARSVGPVERSSAPAEPPASGGAVALMVPERHTYLYETMHGARGVLNEAGVRVALHIAPQVEGAERPLVERVLAEDVRGLLIAPRWRTAAEEEADYAWLAASGVPTVLMERRPRAGSALHAMDSVCTDHWYGIHLAVDHLVGLGHRRIVLAARDDSPTARALRAAFAEIAASRPEIEDWSVMLSAAGAGPGRVREPLDLAARLRERGATAAVLHGDVDALMLVQQLMDRGVRVPQDCSVVAYDDVVAALGSTPLTAVSPPKHEVGRTAAGLLLRRLDELAGPGAGTTQRVQLLPELKVRGSATHPGIV
- a CDS encoding membrane-associated oxidoreductase yields the protein MEITDLTPAERRVWQAFPLGEGVDFRESPEVRESPEDDPGTGGSWGPERTVRAEVLRALLLNGPTEDGEIAGMKLTGARITGCLDLMYGTVEQPVRLRSCHFDEAPNLYGAQVRTLALGDSVLPGLKAGTLRVESALRITCCRIAGPVRLAGAQITGAFFANGAELGTPHDPGAPDAPDPETAAEAVLQLNHAVIGADVWAPGLVAHGQVRMNGATVGGQVNLDGAEVGGGPGEIALDVETLSVGTDLRAKRLRARGTVNLSGARIPRHVNLAHARLSHPGGTALRASSCVVGELWLREAAPIQGTVNLRRSQLDLLYVSPEVWPDQVKLDGLGYRRLAPDLPAEQRLPLLERETTGYLPQSYEQLAAAYRTVGDEAAARTVQLAKLRRHRRTLPAYARIWGHLQDVTVGYGFRPMRAAGWLLVLLLTGAVAFALHHPRPLKSDEAPHFNPVFYTLDLLLPIIGFGQESAFAPDGRYQWLSYLLIATGWVLVTTVAAGITRSLSRQ
- a CDS encoding ABC transporter substrate-binding protein; this encodes MPGRPSRRSLLAVTAAVPMAGALSACSGSTGSTSRSKGGTTRITFWSALRGSQEVVDAFNKTHDRIQVEFQQIPSGAMGGYAKLSNAARAQNAPDVATIEYPQVPGFAIDGVARDITSLMSDRLRAKLLPQALGLTTFEKRVFTVPLDVEPMVLHYRSDLFESYGIEVPRTWEEFTEAARTVRDKDRDRRLALFPTDGGTQFAAWAWQAGAQWFDTRDGAWNVSLTDRPTRKVAAYWQGLIDEDLLFVNASESRHHDAQLGEGLILARLTGAWDAGSQMNARPGQKGQWAIAPLPQWDPENPVVGTHGGSTFAVTKDSRHPEAAMEFIEWQVSHPDALRARLSSGTSSQYPAVPDLVPVGRKAFDRTYYSGQDIYRLFEEQAGTIGDGWVWGPRMTATQRVLQDGFARAGGGKGSLIDAVRAAHDGTMPDLKALGLSITEHST
- the rpmF gene encoding 50S ribosomal protein L32, translated to MAVPKRKMSRSNTRHRRAQWKASTPQLVPVTVDGSAYLVPQRLAKAYQRGLLRPEG
- a CDS encoding TNT domain-containing protein; the protein is MRTVLAALGVATAMAAAPTATAVAEPKPSSSARHEPCTGEFHKDARLGPKWLPKKWQEPVGPLLKGWKRTGGLSPSSFLKKYWEGPAESGGWKYPPNDGFETANGQVDKHPEELEEGELLDRFGSEYGSFLAPAGDSYAERALPPQNLNTRDAAVACDYRVYEVSKPFHVWQGGIAPWFAQPGGGQQIKLDPVFLDPGEGQRLNVKWLLEHGYLEPAND